From the Gemmatimonadales bacterium genome, the window CGGCAGAAGGCCTTCATCGCCATCCTGCTGTCGTTCCTCGCGACCCTGGTCTACCTGGCGTTCCGGTTCGAGTTCCGGTTCGGCGTCGCCGCCACGCTGGCCACGGCGCACGACATCCTGACGACCCTGGCGTTCATCCGCTACATGAACCTCGAGGTGTCGCTGGTGGTGGTGGCGGCCATCCTCACCGTGGTCGGCTACTCGCTCAACGACACCATCATCATCTTCGACCGGGTGCGCGAGAACCTGCACAAGTACAAGCGCGACGACCTCGCGGGCATCCTCAACCGGAGCATCAACGAGACGCTGCCCCGGAGCGTGCTGACCCACGGCACCACCATGGCCACCACGCTCGCGCTGCTGATCTTCGCGGGCGAGGTCATCCGTCCGTTCGCCTGGGTGATGACCTTCGGCATCTTCACCGGGACCTTCTCGTCGATCTACATCGCCTCGCCGGTGCTGCTCGCCATCGAGCACCGCTGGCCGGGCAAGGAGGCGCGGGGCGTCCGGGCGCGGGTGGCGGCGGCCGGCGGCGGGAGGGCGGTCGCGGTGCCCTCGCCCGAGCCGCCGCGCGAGGCGGCGGCCAAGCCGTAGCCGGCCCGCGCGTCACGGCCGCGACGGCGGGCGCGTGCGGCTGATCGACTCGCACTGCCACCTGGCCGACCCCGCCTTCGACGGGGACCGCCTCGAGGTCCTGGCGCGCGCGCGCGCGGAGGGTCTCGAGGCGGTCGTCTGCGTGGCGGACACGGTCGAGGCGTCGGAGCGCTGCCTCGCGCTGGCCGCGGAGCATCCTGCCGCCACGGCCGGCGCGCCGCGGCTCGTGCCGACTGCCGGTCTCCATCCCCACCACGCCGCCGACTTCG encodes:
- the secF gene encoding protein translocase subunit SecF, translating into MTRFFAHANYDFIGLRHFAYGLTAAIIIPGLIWILAGGLNYSIEFTGGTLVQVHMAQPSSAGAIRAALDKGGLHNAEIQQFGTPQDFTIRTRLSPTAAVDQQQAERTASIVDTALSRSFGAESFRSDRGEAVGPKVGGELRQKAFIAILLSFLATLVYLAFRFEFRFGVAATLATAHDILTTLAFIRYMNLEVSLVVVAAILTVVGYSLNDTIIIFDRVRENLHKYKRDDLAGILNRSINETLPRSVLTHGTTMATTLALLIFAGEVIRPFAWVMTFGIFTGTFSSIYIASPVLLAIEHRWPGKEARGVRARVAAAGGGRAVAVPSPEPPREAAAKP